TCGGGGCTGATGGGGTCCATTCCCACGCTCGAAGGCCACATCGAACGGCTGGTGCAGATCGACGGCAGCATGCCGCGCCTGAACGCCATTCCGCCGGGCTGTGCATTCAATCCGCGCTGCGGCCAGCGCCTGCCGCGCTGCGCGCACGACCGCCCCGAGCTGATGCCCGCGGGCACGTCGCGCGCAGCCTGTTGGCTGCATGACAAAGGCAATACGTTGGAGGTGGCCGCATGAGCACGCCCTTGGTTCAAGTAAAGGACGCGGCCCGCTGGTTCGACGTATCGCCGCCCTGGCTGGAGCGCGCTTTGGCGCGCAAGCCCAAAGTGATGCTGCGCGCGGTGGACGGCGTGTCGTTCGACATCGCCCGCGGCGAAACGCTGGCGCTGGTGGGCGAATCCGGCTGTGGCAAGTCCACGGTGGCGCGCATGCTGGTCGGGCTGTATGGCCTGACGCGCGGCGACATCCACTTCGATGGCCAGCCGCTGTCGCGCATGTCAGAACCCGGCGGGCGCGCCCTGCGCAAGCGCCTGCAGATGATCTTCCAGGATCCCTATGCCAGCCTGAATCCGCGCTGGCGCGTGGGCCGCATCATCGCCGAGCCGATGCTGACGCACACACAGATGTCGCCCGCGGACCGCGTGGCGCGCGTGGGCGAACTGCTGCGGCAGGTGGGGCTGGATCCCGCTGACCAGAGCCGCTATCCGCACCAGTTCTCGGGCGGGCAGCGCCAGCGCATCTCGATCGCGCGCGCGCTGGCGGTCAATCCGGAGTTCCTGGTGTGCGATGAGCCCACCTCGGCGCTGGACGTGTCCGTGCAGGCGCAGGTGCTGAACCTGATGAAGGACCTGCAGCGCAAGCTGGGGCTGACGTACCTGTTCATCTCGCACAACCTGGCCGTCGTGCACCACGTGGCGGATCGCGTGGGGGTGATGTACCTGGGCCGCATGGTGGAAGTGGCGCCGCGCGACGAACTCTTCGCACGACCACGGCATCCCTACACGCGGATGCTGCTCGAGGCGATTCCGGACATCAACGGCGCGGGCAAGCCGCGTACCGCGGTGGCGGGCGAGGTGCCCAATCCTCTGAATCCGCCGTCCGGCTGCACTTTCCATCCGCGCTGCCCGCACGCCAACGACCGGTGCAAGGCCGAGGCGCCGGTCGCGAAGCTGGCGGGGGTGTCGATCGTGGCCTGCCACGCCGTCGAGGAAGGCCGGATCACCGTGTGATCCTGCATACGCCGTGGTCCGGGCGCCTGCCCGGGCCGCGGCGCGCCGCTCAGTGGCGGTGGTTGTGGTTGTGGACGTCGTCGTACGGCGTGTCGTCGTCTTCGTCGTCCGCGTCGTCTTCCTCTTCTTCCTCTTGCGCATCGGGATCCGGTTGCGGTTCCTCGGTCAGCGCAAAGGGCAGCACGTCTTCCAGGTTGTCGGACCAGGCGGATTCTTCGCCATCGTGGTCCAGCTTGATGAAGCGCTCGCCGTCGTTCAGCGAAATCTGGATCGCCCACAGGTACAGACAGTCGTAGGTGTCGTCATCGGACTGCGGCAGGCCGCCGCGGTTGCCGAGCAGGCGCGCGCCCGGCCCGCCCATCTGCACGTGCGTCTGTTCCTCGTCCGTCTCGGCCTTCTCGTCCATTGGGACGCCGTAGGTCACCCATTCGGTGCCTTCGTCGCCCAGCACCACTTCCGCCAGCACGGGTTTGCCCAGATAGGCGCTGAGTGCATCCGCGGTCTTGGCCAGCATGTCCAGTTCGGGAGGGCTGAAATGGGTCAAGGAAGCGGGCGGAGTGGCAGAGGCGGACATGAAGGTTCCTGGGCGCGATGAAGCCGCGACGGCACGGCAGATACGTCAGGCGCTATTGTCGCGCGAACGGCGTTGCGGTGCATCGGGCGCTTGGATTACGAAGAAACGCGGGCGGTATCCGGATGGCTAGCTGGGGCGCCAACATATAAGTGACGTATACAGCGAGCCGGACGGAGCCTACACTGGCCTGCTTTTGTATTCCTGCCTTGCCGTTTCAATGATGCGCTCCGACGCCCCGCAGCTTCCCCTCCGCTTTCTCCTGTTCCCGCTTCTGGCGGCCCTGATCTGGTCGGTCAACATGATCGTGACCAAGATGGCCGCTGGCGTCATCGCGCCGGCCGCCATCGGCTTTTACCGCTGGGCGCTGGCGGGCATCGTGCTGACCCCGTTTGCGTTGCCGGGCGTGTGGGCGCAACGCCGCCAGGTGCTGGCGCATCTGCCGAAGTTCGCCGTGCTGGGCGGGCTGGGCATGGCGCTGTACCAGGGCTTGGCGTACGTGGCGGCCGCGTCCACCACCGCCACCAATATGGGCTTCATCACCGCGATGATCCCGCTCATGACCATCGCCGTCATGGCGGTAATCATGCGCGAGCGTCCCTCGGCCATGGCGGTGCTGGGCAGCCTGGTGTCGCTGGCCGGCCTGGCGCTGCTGATCGGCGAGGGCGATCCGGCCCGGCTGCTGTCCGTGGGCGCCAACCACGGCGACGTGCTGATGGGGCTGGGCGCGCTGGCCTATGCGCTGTATGGCGTGTTGCTGCGGCGCTGGGCGCTGCCCGTGGGGCCATGGCAGTCGCTGTACGTGCAGGTCGCGTTCGGCATCCTGTTCCAGCTTCCCGCCTTCCTGCTGGCCGCGCCGTCGCCGCTCAATGCCGCCAACGTGCCGCTGGTGCTCTACGCCGCCGTGTTTCCATCCTTGTTCGCGCCGTATCTGTGGATGCAGGGCGTGCGCCACCTGGGCCCCAACCGCGCCAGCATCTTTTTGAACGTCATGCCGGTGTTCACCGTGGCCATCGCCGCGCTGTTCCTCGATGAAAAGCCCCATCTGTTTCACATTGCCGGCGGAGCGCTGGCGCTGGCCGGGGTGATGCTGGCCCAGATGCGCACGCCGGGTCTGCCGGGCCGCCCCGCGAAGACCCATTGACGGCGGGCCGAGGCCCAAATCAAGGCGAGATGGGGCCGGATCACCGCTTCCGCACGCCGGTCAGGGTTCCGGCCTACAATCAACGGTTTCTCAGCTATATCTCACCTACGAGCCCATGGCCCAATACGTCTACACCATGAACCGCGTCGGCAAGATCGTGCCGCCCAAGCGGCAGATCCTGCGCGACATCTCCCTTTCGTTTTTTCCTGGCGCCAAGATCGGCGTGCTGGGCCTGAACGGCTCGGGCAAGTCGACGCTGCTGAAGATCATGGCGGGCGTCGACCGCGAGATCGAAGGCGAAGCCATTCCCATGCCGGGCCTGAACATCGGCTACCTGCCGCAGGAACCGCAGCTCAACCCCGAGCACACGGTTCGCCAGGCAGTCGAGGAAGGCCTGGGCGCCGTCGTCACGGCCAAGAAGCGCCTGGACGAGGTCTACGCCGCGTACGCGGAACCCGACGCTGACTTCGACGCGCTGGCCGCTGAACAGGCCGATCTCGAAGCCATCATCGCCGCCGCCGCCTCCAGCGGCGCGGACGACATCGAACACCAGATGGAAATCGCCGCCGACGCGCTGCGCCTGCCGCCCTGGGATGCCACCGTCGGCAACCTGTCCGGTGGTGAAAAGCGCCGCGTGGCCCTGTGCCGCCTGCTGCTGTCCAAGCCCGACATGCTGCTGCTCGACGAGCCCACCAACCACCTGGACGCCGAAAGCGTGGAGTGGCTGGAGCAGTTCCTGCACAAGTTCCCCGGCACCGTCGTCGGCGTGACCCACGATCGCTACTTCCTGGACAACGCGGCCGAATGGATCCTGGAACTGGACCGCGGCTACGGCATTCCCTGGAAGGGCAACTACAGCTCGTGGCTGGAACAGAAGGAAGACCGCCTCAAGCAGGAAGAGTCCTCTGAATCGGCGCGCCAGAAGACCATCAAGAAGGAACTGGAGTGGGTGCGCCAGAACCCGAAGGGACGCCAGGCCAAGGCCAAGGCGCGTATGGCGCGTTTCGAGGAACTGTCCTCGTACGAATACCAGAAGCGCAACGAAACCCAGGAAATCTTCATTCCGGTGGGCGAGCGCCTGGGCAACGAGGTCATCGAATTCAACAACGTCAGCAAGGCCTACGGCGACCGCCTGCTGATCGACAACCTCAGCTTCAAGGTGCCGCCGGGCGCCATCGTCGGCATCATCGGCGCGAACGGCGCCGGTAAGTCCACGCTGTTCCGCATGATCGCCGGCCGCGAGCAGCCGGATTCGGGCGAAGTGAAGATCGGCCAGACCGTGAAGCTCGCCTTCGTCGACCAGTCGCGCGACGCGCTGGAAGACAAGAAGACGGTGTTCGACGCCGTGTCCGATGGCGCCGACATCCTGACCGTCGGCAAGTTCGAGATGTCGTCGCGCGCCTATCTGGGCCGCTTCAACTTCAAGGGCGGCGACCAGAACAAGGTCGTGGGCCAGCTTTCCGGCGGCGAACGCGGGCGCCTTCACATGGCCAAGACGCTGATCGCCGGCGGCAACGTCCTGCTGCTTGACGAACCGTCCAACGACCTCGACGTCGAAACGCTGCGCGCGCTGGAAGACGGGCTGCTCGAGTTCCCCGGCAGCATCATGGTCATCAGCCACGATCGCTGGTTCCTGGACCGTATCGCCACGCACATCATGGCCTTCGAAGGCGATTCGCAGGTCGTGTTCTTTGACGGCAACTACCAGGAATACGAAGCCGACAAGAAGCGCCGCCTGGGCGAAGAGGGCGCCAAGCCCAAGCGCCTGCGCTACAAGGCGTTGAAGTAATACCCATTCTCTGGTGCCAGTCACCAGCCGAATGCCAAGAATCCCGGCCACGCGCCGGGATTCTTTTTTTGGTGTCAGACACCCGAATCAGTCCTACATTTGCAGGGGTGTCAGACACCAGAATCAGTCCTACGTTTGGATCCTCTGAGGTGTCAGACACCAGCCCGCGCGACATCATCGCCCCGCAGCGTTATGCTGACCGCTTGCCCCCGGGAGTCCCTCACCATGCTGCTGTCCGCCTCCGATTCCACCCTGCTGATCGTCGATATGCAGGGCCGCCTGATGCCCGTCATCCACGAGGGCGACGCCGTGCTCAATGCCGCGCACAAGCTGGCGCAGGCGGCGCGGTTGCTGGATGTGCCCGTCGTGGCCACCGAGCACCACAGCAAGATGCTGGGCGTCACCGTGGACCCGTTGCGCGAACTCGTGCAGGCCACGTTCCAGAAGATGCACTTTTCGTCAGCCCGCGAACCGGGTTTCGACGGCTGGCTGCCCGCCTCGCGCAAGACGGTGCTGGTGGCCGGCTGCGAAGCGCATATCTGCGTGCTGCAAACCGTGATCGGTCTGGTGGATCTGGGCTACAAGACGGTGCTCGTCGCGGATGCCGCGGGTTCGCGCAAGCCGTCGGACCATCATGCCGCGCTGCGCCGCGCGCGCGCCCATGGCGCCGAGATCGTCACGACCGAAATGGCGATTTTCGAGTGGATGGAGACGTGCGAGCACCCGCGATTCCGCGACGTGTTACGTCTGGTCAAATAGCAGCCGGCCCCTGCAACATCGTTCCCAGGGGAGCGCAAAAGTTCGCTCTCCCTTTGACACAATTCCTGGGCAAACCTAACACCGTGTCCCCGGATTATTTGCGATCCTGAAAGCTCTAAACCCCTAAAGGTCCGCGCGCTCGCGTTTTGATTCTCCGGTGCGGCCCCGGGTAAAAGAACAGGAGCTACATCATGAAAATCGCATCGCTTTCCAAGATCTGTGCCGCTGTGGCGTTGGCTGCCACCATGGCGGGTTGTTCATCGTGGGATGGCATGAGTCATCGCCAGAAGAGCACCGTGGGGGGCGCCGCACTGGGCGGCGTCGCGGGTGCGGTGATCACGAACGGCGGCGTGCTCGGCACGGTCGGCGGCGCGGCGATCGGCGGTGTGATCGGCGATCAGGTCGGCAAGCGCTAAGCGCGCATCGTCCCAAAAGCAACGCCCGGCAATGCCGGGCGTTTTTTTATGTGCAACGCGCGCCGGCAAGGCCGGCGCACAGCGGAGACATCAGGTCTCGTTCTGCGGCATTTCGATCTTCACTTCCAACACTTCCAGCGTGTCCTGGCGTTCCAGGTGCACCTTGATGTCTTCGGGATTGATCTTCACGTACTTGGAGATGACCGCGATCAGTTCCTGCTGAAGCTGCGGCAGGTAATCGGGCGAATCCCCGCGGCCACGCTCGTGGGCAAGGATGATCTGCAACCGTTCTTTGGCGACGGACGCGGAGGTCTTCTTTTGACCGAGCAGAAACGACAGGAAGGACATCGCTTACTTGCCTCCGAACAGGCGTTTCAGGAAACCCGGCTTCTCGTAATCGGTAAAGCGCAGGGCCTTGTCTTCGCCAAGGTAACGGCTGACGACGTCCTTGTAGGCTTCCGAGACGTCGGTGTCTTTCAGGTGAATGGCCGGCAGGCCCTGGTTCGACGCCTGCAGCACGGCTTCGGATTCGGGAATCACGCCGATGAGCTTGATGCGCAGAATGTCTTCGATGTCCGTCAGCGACAGCATCTCGCCGTCGGACACGCGCTTCGGGTTGTAGCGGGTCAGCAGCAGGTATTCCTTGACCGGCTCGTCGCCATCGACCGCGCGCTTGGACTTGGCGGCCAGGATGCCCAGGATGCGGTCCGAGTCGCGCACCGACGAGACCTCGGGGTTGGTGACCACCAGCGCGTCGTCGGCAAAGTAGGCGGCCATCAGCGCGCCGGTTTCGATGCCAGCGGGGGAATCGCAGACGATGTAGTCGAAACCCATTTCCTTCAGGTCGTTGATGACCTTTTCCACGCCTTCCTGCGTCAGCGCATCCTTGTCGCGCGTTTGCGAGGCGGGCAGGATGAAAAGGTTTTCGAGCTGCTTGTCCTTGATGAGCGCTTGCTTGAGGGTCGCCTCGCCTTGGATCACATTGACGAAGTCATACACCACGCGACGCTCGCAACCCATGATGAGGTCGAGGTTGCGCAGGCCGACGTCGAAGTCGATGACAGCGGTCTTGTGGCCCCGCATCGCGAGGCCCGCGGAAAAACTGGCGCTCGTCGTGGTTTTGCCCACGCCGCCTTTGCCGGAAGTCACCACAACAATGCGTGTCATGACGATCAAACCCTTATGTTCGAATAAATCGCGTTATCGTAAAGCAAAAAGCCCGTGTAAGGCTTCTTACAGGATGTGTTGAGATTTGAGCGGGCCGCGGCCGCGCCGCCGTCTCGCAGGATGCCGCGCCCCGGGCGCGGCATCAGGCCTTCAGCGCTTCGATGCGCAGCGTGTCGCCATCCAGGCGGACCAGCGCGGGCTGGTTTTGCAGCGTGCCATCGAGCTTGTCTTCGACCACGCGGTAGACGCCCGCCACGGCCAGCAATTCCGCATCCAGATGCGTCGTGAAGATGCGCGCCGACGTGTCGCCGCGCGCGCCGGCCATGGCCTTGCCGCGCAGCGGACCGTACACGTGCACGTTGCCGTCGGCGATGACTTCGGCGCCTTGGCTGACCATGCCGATCACCACCAGATCCGTATGCCGTGCGTAAACACGCTGGCCCGAGCGCAGCGGCCGCGTGACGACCAGCGCCGACGACGAGTGCGGGGCCGCGGCCGTCGGACTGGGTGCGGACGTGGTGCTGCTGGCAGCGCGGGCGGGCAGGGGATCGGCATCGGCCGCGGGCTTTTCGGCCTGCGGGTCGGTTTGCGTTTCGCCGTTTGCCCCGGCAACGTCAGCGGCCGCAGCCTTGTCTTGCGATGCGGCATCCGCGGCAGTCGTCTGCGCGCCGGCCGCCGACGTGTCGGTGGGCGCGGGCGCGATCTCGACCGCGGCGGCCGGCACCGACGGGACTGGCGTCGCGACATCGTTCGGCGGCGCGGTGTCCACCACGGGGGCGGGCCGCGCGGCGGGCGTGGACAGTTCAACCGGGGTCAGGCCGGCATCGCGCGCGGCCTGCAGATTGGCGCCTTCGGCCACCACGCCGATCGGGGGCAGGTTGTGGCCGCGCAGCGACGCCACCAGCGCCGGCCAATCGATCGGTTCCTCGACCCGGCTGGCGTCGATGACGACGGGCTCGTTTTCAAAGAAGCTGCCGGCGTCCGCCATGCGCTTGGTCAGCGCTGCGTTCAGGCGTTCGGGATCGGCGCTGTGCAAAACCACCCGAATGGCATACAGGGTGGCGCTCTTGAAGTCCAGGGCTAGGGATTCAGTGTTCATCTTGATTGTGGCTGGCGGTCCGGGCGGCGAAAAACGGCGCGCGCAACCGGCTGCGGGATGTCGGGGATGATAACCCGCCCGAGGGGGCCTGCGCCGGGCGCACGGCGAAAGAAAAAGGCGCCACAAGGCGCCTTTTCCGGGTATTGCGCACGCGGGCGCGTCAGCCCTGGGCCCACGAATCGCGCAGGGTCACGATGCGGTTCAGCACCGGTGCGTCCGCCGTCGAGTCCTTCAGGTCGGCCGTGAAATAGCCCAGGCGCTCGAATTGCCAGGTGGCGCCCGGCGTGGCCACGGTGCCCGGTTCCAGCCAGGCCGTGACGGTCTGCTTGGAATTGGGGTTCAGGCAGGCCAGAAAGTCCTTGTCGCCGCCGTCAGGACGCGGATCGGCGAACAGGCGGTCGTACAGGTGGATCTGGGCGGGCACCGCGTGCGCCGCGCTGACCCAGGTGATGTTGCCCTTGACCTTGACGCTGTCCGCGCCCGGCGTGCCGCTCTTGGTGTCCGGCAGGTATTCGGCCTGCACTTCGACGACCTCGCCGGCCTCGTTCTTGGTGAAACCGGTGCAGCGCACGACATAGCCGTACTTCAGGCGCACGGTGTTGCCCGGGAACAGGCGGAAATACTTCTTGGGCGCTTCCTCGCGGAAATCGTCGCGTTCGATCCACAGCTCGCGCGACAGCGGGAACTCGCGCACGCCGGCTTCCGGGTCGTGCGGGTTGCGCGGCGCGGTGCAGGTCTCGGTCTGGCCTTCCGGGTAGTTGGTGATGACCAGCTTGATCGGGTCCAGCACGGCGACCGAGCGTGCGGCGATGGGGTCCAGGTCGTCGCGCACGGCCTGCTCGAGCAGGCTGTAGTCGATGCGCGAATCGGACTTGGACACGGCGGTGCGGTCGCAGAACAGGCGGATCGACGCGGGCGTGTAGCCGCGGCGGCGCAGGCCGAAGATCGTGGGCATGCGCGGATCGTCCCAGCCGTCCACGTGGCCTTCCTTGACCAGTTGCAGCAGCTTGCGCTTGCTGGTGACGACGTAGCTCAGGTTCAGGCGGGCGAATTCGTACTGGTGCGGCAGCGGCTGGGCCAGCTTGCCCAGTTCGGCCAAGCGCGTCAGGATCCAGTCGTAGAACGGGCGCTGATCTTCGAATTCCAGCGTGCAGACGCTGTGCGTGATGCCTTCCAGCGCGTCTTCCACCGGGTGGGCCCAGCTGTACATCGGGTAGATGCACCACTGGTCGCCGGTGCGATGGTGCGTGGCGTGGCGCACGCGGTACATGACCGGGTCGCGCAGGTTGATGTTGGGCGACGCCATGTTGATCTTGGCGCGCAGCACCAGGCTGCCGTCCGGATGCTTGCCGTCGCGCATTTCGCGCAGCAGCGCGATGGACTCGGCCGCCGGGCGGTTGCGCCAGGGCGAATCCGTGCCGGGTTCGGTCAGCGTGCCGCGGTTGGCGCGGATTTCTTCCGCGCTTTGTTCGTCGACGTAGGCGTGGCCCGCTTCGACCAGGGCTTCGGCGAACTCATACATATAGCCGAAGTAGTCGCTGGCGAAGTACAGGTTCTCGCGGCCGTCGGCCTTCCAGTCAAAGCCCAGCCAGTGGACGGCCTCGATGATGGCGTCGACGTATTCCTGGTCTTCCTTCTCGGGGTTGGTGTCGTCAAAACGCAGATGACAGACGCCGCCGAAATCGCGCGCCAGACCGAAGTTCACGCAAATGCTCTTGGCATGGCCGATGTGCAGGTAGCCGTTGGGCTCCGGCGGAAAGCGCGTGCGGATGCGCGCCGGGTCCGCGTCCCCCTGCTGCTGCAAGGCCGCCGGGCCAGGCTTGCCCGCCCAGCGCTTGCCCTGGAAGCGGTTGGCTTCGAGGTCGTCTTGGACGATGTTGAGCAGGAAGTTTGATGCGGCGGGGGTCGGCGTCGGGGCGGTGGTCATTCTTGAAAGAATAGGAAAAAGCAGCGACAAAGCGTCAATTTTGCCACGTTCCGCAGCGCGCCCCTTTTTGCCACGCCTGCAACCGGTTTCAATCGGCCCCCATAGTCATGTAACTGGCTCTACACTACGGGCCATTATGGATATCTCGACCCTATCCCTGGCCCGGGCGCAGTTCGTGGCCAGCCTTAGCTTCCTGGCGCTTTTTCTCGCCGTTTCCCTCGCGCTGGCCTGGGTGCTGCTGTTTTTCAAGATCCGGGCCCGCTGGTCCAGCCATGGCGGCTGGACGGCCGCCTACCGCTTCTGGGTCCGCATTTTTGCGCTGTCCTTCGTGCTGACGCTGGCCGCCAGCGTGCCCGTGCTCATCCAGATCGGCAGCTTGTGGGCCGGACTCATGGACAAGATCGGCAACGTGGCCGGTCCGCTCTTGGGCTACGGCATCCTGTCCGTCTTCATCCTCAAATCCTGTTTCCTGGGCGTCATGCTGTTCGGCCAGCGCCGCGTGTCCGATGGCGCGCACACGCTGGCGGTTCTGATGGTGGCGGCCGGGCAGCTTGTCGCCGTGTTCTGGGTGCTGGCCCTGCAATCGTGGATGCAGACGCCGGATGGCGCGCTGCTGGTCGACGGCCGCTACCAGGTCTATGACTGGCACAAGGTCGTGCTCAATCCCTCGGTCGGCTGGCGCATGGCCGTGGTGATGGTCGGTGCGGCGCTGGCCGCCTCGTTCCTGATGCTGGGCGTGACCGCGCTGCAAGCGTTGCGGCGGCCGCTGGGCGAGGGCGAGCGCAGCGTGTTCAAGACAGCGCTGGTGGTGGCCCTGGTGGCCGCATTCCTGCAGGTGCCCGTCGCGACCGGCGCGGGTCAGATGATGGCGCAACTGCAACCGGCCAAGGCCGCCGCCGCGGCGGGCTTCTGGCAAAGCGGCCCGGTGCCGCAACTGGTGCTGTTCGGCTGGCCCGACGCGCGCGCGCACGTCAACGAGGGCGACCTCACGATCAACAACGCAGGCGGCATGTGGCTGCATCGCAATCCGGACGGCACCTACCAGGGCCTGGACAAGTATTCGGGCATGCTGCCGCCGGTGGCGCTGACCTTCTGGTCGCTGCGCGTGGCCGTCGGCCTGGGCCTGCTGATGCTGGCCGTGGCGTGCGTGACCTTCCTGTGGACCTTCCGGCGCGGCATGGACCCGTCGGCCTTGCCGCCGTGGTGGCAGCGGGTCCTGTGCGGCATGATGTTTTCCGGCGGCATCGCCGTCGTGGCCGGCTGGTGGGTCTCCATCATCGGACTGCAACCCTTCGTCGTGAACGGCACCATCACGCAGTCCGAGGTCCTGGGTTCCGTGCCTTCGACCACCGTGCTGTACGGGCTGGCCGGCTACGGACTGCTGTACGCGCTGCTGCTGGCCGCGTTCGCCGGCATGCTGTTCCATGCGGCGCGCTACGGCGTCGTGCCCGTGCGCAAGCTGAGCGGAGGTGCGCCATGATCGCCATGCTGGCGGCCTCACAAGGCCTGAGTCCCGACGACCCCTCGTTCTGGATGCCGCTCGCCTTCATGGCGCTGCTGTTTGTCGTGATTGCCGCGGGCATGGTCCTGGACGGCTTCGACCTCGGCGTGGGGATCCTGTTGCAGATCGCGCCGGAGCACGAGCGTGGCCGCATGATGAGCCTGCTCAGCCCGTGGCGCGACGCCAACGAATTCTGGCTGCTGCTGGGCATGGGGCTATTTGCGGCGGCATTCCCGTTCGCCTGGGGCGCCGTGCTGGGCAAGCTCTACGGGCCACTGACGTTCATGGTGCTGGGTGTGGTGCTGCGCAGCGTCGCCTTCGAATTCCGCATCCGCGCCCGCAACGACATGAAGCCTCGCTGGATCTTCGCGTTCTGGGCCGGTTCGATCATCACCGCGTTCGGCCAGGGCATGCTGCTTGGCCGCATCGCCACGGGCTACCAGTCTGACGCGGGCTATGGCTGGTTTGCGATGTTCGTGGGCCTGTGCGCGGTGGCCGCGTATGTATTGCTGGGTGCGTCGTGGCTGGTCATGCGCGTTGACGGCGACCTGCAGCGCCGCGCCGCCAACTGGGCGCGCCACGCGATCCGCTGGACGGCCGTGGGCATGGTGTCGATCGCGGTCACGCTGGGCCTGGCCAACGCCGGCATCTTCTACAAGTGGAGCAATATCGCGCACCTGAGCCTGGCGGCGTCGGTGTGGGTGCTGATGCTGGCCGGCTTCGTCGCCGCGGAAATGCTGCTTGCGCGCCTGCCGGGCCGCGCCGACCGCTTCAGCTGGCTGCCCTTTGTGCTGACGGTGGCGCTGTTCCTGTTGATGCTGAGCGGACTGGCGTACAGCCTGTTTCCGTACCTGATCCTGGACGACATGACGCTGTGGGATGGCGCGGGCGCGCTGGGCTCGATGCGGCTCGTGATGGCCGGCGCCGTTGTGGGGATTCCGGTGGTGCTGGTGTTCAACATCCTGGCGTACCGGTCGGTCTTCGGCAAGGAGCGCCGCCCCGTGCCGCTGCTGCCGCCGCCGTCGTACTAAATCACGGGACGCGCCACCCGCTGCAGGATTTCTTCGCCGTAGGCCTCCAGCTTGCGGGCCCCCACGCCGTTGATGTGGCTCAGTTCGTCCATGGACTCGGGCTGAGCCAGCGCGATCTCACGCAGCGTGGCGTCGTGGAAGATCACGTAGGCGGGCACGCCGTGGCTCTTGGCGACTTCGCCGCGCCAGGCGCGCAGTGCCTCGAATACCGGCTGCAATTCGGCCGGCAGGTCGATCGCCGCCGCCTTGGGCCGTCCGCTGCCCGTCTTGCCGGAACGCGGCTTCTTTTCGGATTCGCGCCGCAGCATGAGCTGATGCTCGCCCTTGAGCACCGCGCGGCTGCCTTCGGTCAGGGCCAGCGTGCCGAAGCCTTCGTTGTCGACGGTCAAGAGGCCCTGCGCCAATAGCTGGCGCAGCACGCCGCGCCACGCGGTGTCGGAGAGGTCGGCGCCCACGCCGAACACGCTGAGCGACTCGTGGCCGTGCTGCTTGGTGCGGTCGGTGACCTTGCCGCGCAGGATGTCGATGATGTGGCCGGCGCCGTAGCGCTGGCCGCGTTCCTTCCAGAGCCGGTATACGGCTGACAGCACCTTCTGCGCCGCCACCGTGCCGTCCCACGCCTGCGGCGGATCCAGACAGACGTCGCAATTGCCGCAGGCGGTGATCTGCTGCCCAAAGTAAGCCAGCAGCCGCACGCGCCGGCATTCCACGGTTTCGCACAGGCCCAGCATGGCGTCGAGCTGCTGGCCCAGGCGCCGGCGATAGGATTCGTCGCCGGGCGATTCGTCGATCATGCGGCGCTGCTGCACCACGTCCTGCAGGCCATAGGCCAGCCACGCCGTGGCGGGCAGGCCATCGCGGCCGGCGCGGCCGGTTTCCTGGTAGTAGCCCTCGACCGACTTGGGCAGGTCGATGTGCGCCACGAAGCGCACGTCGGGCTTGTCGATACCCATGCCGAACGCAATGGTGGCAACCATGACCACGCCGTCCTCGCGCAGAAAGCGCGACTGGTTGGCCGCCCGAATCTGGGCGCTGAGGCCCGCGTGGTACGGCATCGCATCGATGCCCTGATTGCAAAGGAATTCGGCCGTTTCTTCGACCCGGGCGCGCGACAGGCAATACACCACGCCGGATTCGCCTTCGTGTTCGGTGCGGATCATGTCCAGCAACTGCTTGCGCACCTCGTTCTTTTCGACGATGCGGTAGCGGATGTTGGGACGGTCGAAGCTCGAAACGAAATGGCGCGCTTCGTCCAGCGACA
The DNA window shown above is from Achromobacter spanius and carries:
- a CDS encoding ABC transporter ATP-binding protein, whose amino-acid sequence is MSTPLVQVKDAARWFDVSPPWLERALARKPKVMLRAVDGVSFDIARGETLALVGESGCGKSTVARMLVGLYGLTRGDIHFDGQPLSRMSEPGGRALRKRLQMIFQDPYASLNPRWRVGRIIAEPMLTHTQMSPADRVARVGELLRQVGLDPADQSRYPHQFSGGQRQRISIARALAVNPEFLVCDEPTSALDVSVQAQVLNLMKDLQRKLGLTYLFISHNLAVVHHVADRVGVMYLGRMVEVAPRDELFARPRHPYTRMLLEAIPDINGAGKPRTAVAGEVPNPLNPPSGCTFHPRCPHANDRCKAEAPVAKLAGVSIVACHAVEEGRITV
- a CDS encoding DMT family transporter, whose amino-acid sequence is MMRSDAPQLPLRFLLFPLLAALIWSVNMIVTKMAAGVIAPAAIGFYRWALAGIVLTPFALPGVWAQRRQVLAHLPKFAVLGGLGMALYQGLAYVAAASTTATNMGFITAMIPLMTIAVMAVIMRERPSAMAVLGSLVSLAGLALLIGEGDPARLLSVGANHGDVLMGLGALAYALYGVLLRRWALPVGPWQSLYVQVAFGILFQLPAFLLAAPSPLNAANVPLVLYAAVFPSLFAPYLWMQGVRHLGPNRASIFLNVMPVFTVAIAALFLDEKPHLFHIAGGALALAGVMLAQMRTPGLPGRPAKTH
- the ettA gene encoding energy-dependent translational throttle protein EttA translates to MAQYVYTMNRVGKIVPPKRQILRDISLSFFPGAKIGVLGLNGSGKSTLLKIMAGVDREIEGEAIPMPGLNIGYLPQEPQLNPEHTVRQAVEEGLGAVVTAKKRLDEVYAAYAEPDADFDALAAEQADLEAIIAAAASSGADDIEHQMEIAADALRLPPWDATVGNLSGGEKRRVALCRLLLSKPDMLLLDEPTNHLDAESVEWLEQFLHKFPGTVVGVTHDRYFLDNAAEWILELDRGYGIPWKGNYSSWLEQKEDRLKQEESSESARQKTIKKELEWVRQNPKGRQAKAKARMARFEELSSYEYQKRNETQEIFIPVGERLGNEVIEFNNVSKAYGDRLLIDNLSFKVPPGAIVGIIGANGAGKSTLFRMIAGREQPDSGEVKIGQTVKLAFVDQSRDALEDKKTVFDAVSDGADILTVGKFEMSSRAYLGRFNFKGGDQNKVVGQLSGGERGRLHMAKTLIAGGNVLLLDEPSNDLDVETLRALEDGLLEFPGSIMVISHDRWFLDRIATHIMAFEGDSQVVFFDGNYQEYEADKKRRLGEEGAKPKRLRYKALK
- a CDS encoding isochorismatase family protein, translating into MLLSASDSTLLIVDMQGRLMPVIHEGDAVLNAAHKLAQAARLLDVPVVATEHHSKMLGVTVDPLRELVQATFQKMHFSSAREPGFDGWLPASRKTVLVAGCEAHICVLQTVIGLVDLGYKTVLVADAAGSRKPSDHHAALRRARAHGAEIVTTEMAIFEWMETCEHPRFRDVLRLVK
- a CDS encoding glycine zipper 2TM domain-containing protein, producing MKIASLSKICAAVALAATMAGCSSWDGMSHRQKSTVGGAALGGVAGAVITNGGVLGTVGGAAIGGVIGDQVGKR
- the minE gene encoding cell division topological specificity factor MinE, coding for MSFLSFLLGQKKTSASVAKERLQIILAHERGRGDSPDYLPQLQQELIAVISKYVKINPEDIKVHLERQDTLEVLEVKIEMPQNET
- the minD gene encoding septum site-determining protein MinD, which gives rise to MTRIVVVTSGKGGVGKTTTSASFSAGLAMRGHKTAVIDFDVGLRNLDLIMGCERRVVYDFVNVIQGEATLKQALIKDKQLENLFILPASQTRDKDALTQEGVEKVINDLKEMGFDYIVCDSPAGIETGALMAAYFADDALVVTNPEVSSVRDSDRILGILAAKSKRAVDGDEPVKEYLLLTRYNPKRVSDGEMLSLTDIEDILRIKLIGVIPESEAVLQASNQGLPAIHLKDTDVSEAYKDVVSRYLGEDKALRFTDYEKPGFLKRLFGGK